The Halomicronema hongdechloris C2206 genome includes a window with the following:
- a CDS encoding SAM-dependent methyltransferase — protein sequence MTVTPLNLKTAPGHQVLAAAGKQTLRPGGRAATEQLFAWANFQPGDTVLELAASFGYSAIALAQRYGVTVVGVEKNPDSVARARANVTAAGVEDAVQILEGDIFHLEQISDSFDYVLAEAILTMQSAPGKAKILQGICDRIKPGGQFLSHELVVDGPDAVAIQRELAATIRVNAQPLCTDDWLTTCRQAGLAIEQYDTGPMALLNPRRIAQEEGLATLLRLGWNLLTRPILRRRILEMRRVFTRHRQELGYIVLGAKKAQAGE from the coding sequence ATGACCGTGACACCCCTCAATCTCAAGACTGCCCCCGGCCATCAGGTATTGGCAGCAGCAGGGAAGCAAACCCTACGCCCTGGTGGTCGAGCAGCCACTGAACAGCTCTTTGCCTGGGCCAACTTTCAACCTGGTGACACCGTCCTGGAACTAGCGGCTAGCTTTGGCTATAGCGCCATTGCTCTGGCCCAGCGCTATGGTGTGACCGTGGTTGGCGTGGAAAAAAATCCCGACAGTGTGGCCCGGGCCCGGGCTAACGTGACCGCCGCTGGCGTGGAGGATGCTGTCCAGATCCTGGAGGGCGACATTTTCCACCTAGAGCAGATTTCTGACTCGTTTGACTATGTGTTAGCCGAGGCGATTTTAACCATGCAGTCGGCCCCAGGCAAGGCCAAGATCTTGCAGGGCATATGCGATCGCATCAAACCGGGTGGACAGTTTCTCAGCCACGAACTGGTGGTCGACGGTCCTGATGCCGTCGCCATCCAGCGCGAACTAGCCGCTACCATCCGCGTTAATGCCCAGCCCCTATGCACCGACGACTGGCTCACCACCTGCCGACAGGCTGGCCTCGCCATTGAGCAATACGACACCGGCCCCATGGCCCTGCTCAATCCCCGCCGCATTGCCCAAGAAGAAGGGCTGGCCACACTCCTGAGGTTAGGCTGGAACCTCCTCACCCGCCCGATCCTACGCCGGCGCATCCTGGAGATGCGCCGTGTCTTCACCCGCCATCGCCAAGAGTTAGGCTACATTGTCCTGGGCGCCAAGAAAGCGCAGGCTGGGGAATAG
- a CDS encoding Crp/Fnr family transcriptional regulator yields the protein MSRLIDAERLQRIGLFAELEPSLLDYLAAQSQLLTYAPNESVFYEGDALPACLYLLVTGSLRIAKVADSGKETILRLLPAGEVFAAPALFGNGRAPATATAIEPVEVLTVQRQALLEGFRQAPELALHLLVVFNQRLQQLHHRVHGLASERAIVRLIHYLEHCAANAGLGPEREGEPNQAGTQSLHLTHYQIARSIGITYEECVRLFKQLKPAVSYRRGGNVTILDWQQLHDIAQRQSEGTL from the coding sequence ATGTCTCGCCTAATTGACGCCGAACGGCTGCAGCGCATTGGGTTGTTTGCGGAGTTGGAGCCGTCGCTACTGGACTACTTAGCCGCCCAAAGTCAGCTGCTGACATATGCCCCCAACGAAAGTGTGTTTTATGAAGGGGATGCCTTACCAGCCTGTCTGTATCTGCTGGTGACCGGGAGCTTGCGTATTGCCAAGGTCGCCGACTCAGGCAAGGAGACCATTTTGCGACTGCTGCCTGCTGGAGAAGTGTTTGCCGCCCCCGCCCTGTTTGGCAATGGGCGAGCCCCAGCCACGGCGACGGCCATAGAGCCGGTCGAGGTGCTGACCGTGCAGCGGCAAGCCCTGCTAGAGGGGTTCCGTCAGGCCCCTGAGTTGGCATTGCATCTGTTAGTGGTGTTTAACCAGCGGTTGCAGCAACTGCATCATCGCGTGCATGGGCTGGCCTCAGAGCGAGCCATCGTGCGCTTGATTCACTACCTGGAACATTGCGCTGCCAACGCCGGCTTAGGACCAGAACGGGAAGGAGAACCCAACCAGGCCGGTACACAATCCTTGCACCTCACCCATTACCAGATTGCCCGCAGCATCGGCATTACCTATGAAGAATGCGTGCGCCTATTTAAGCAGCTGAAACCTGCCGTCTCGTATCGGCGCGGTGGCAACGTTACCATCCTAGACTGGCAGCAGTTGCACGACATCGCCCAGCGCCAATCTGAGGGAACGCTGTGA
- a CDS encoding alpha/beta hydrolase: MVPTDSPATSSPASFRQPGLHRFKALLNRLRRRTRRFLTAHTLPRLADRACRLYCQGDAQDKCRRLMRSHIQIDPLQLRRFFSTSLGTTLLSWFEEFFHLPAAQASHDKEATVGNLLVQMMADPEGVSLLTLMRRFPKTVQINLDQLLLTAKRVQLLLQETEATIDTIRELAAIEAAADPPATFASVPDLRQPGPFAIEQSTLTVDQGDGDCRCCLQVVCYRPQPLARESRTPGAAIPWPRLQPRRPGEL; encoded by the coding sequence ATGGTTCCCACCGACTCTCCCGCGACGTCGTCCCCTGCCTCGTTTCGGCAGCCAGGGCTGCACCGGTTCAAGGCCTTACTCAATCGATTGCGGCGCCGCACCCGCCGCTTTCTAACGGCCCATACCTTACCCCGCCTGGCAGATCGAGCCTGTCGGCTGTATTGCCAAGGGGATGCCCAGGATAAGTGTCGGCGTTTGATGCGATCGCACATCCAGATCGATCCGCTGCAACTGCGTCGATTTTTTAGCACCTCCCTGGGCACCACCCTGTTGTCCTGGTTTGAGGAATTCTTTCATCTGCCGGCAGCCCAGGCTAGTCACGATAAAGAAGCGACAGTGGGTAACCTGCTGGTGCAGATGATGGCAGACCCGGAGGGGGTGTCCCTGCTCACCCTGATGCGTCGCTTCCCCAAGACCGTGCAGATTAACCTGGACCAGTTACTGCTGACGGCTAAGCGGGTACAGCTGCTGCTGCAGGAAACCGAAGCCACCATCGATACCATTCGCGAGCTAGCAGCCATTGAGGCGGCGGCAGACCCCCCCGCGACCTTTGCCTCAGTCCCCGATCTACGGCAACCTGGTCCCTTCGCCATCGAGCAATCTACCCTGACGGTCGATCAGGGCGATGGAGACTGCCGCTGCTGCTTGCAGGTGGTCTGCTACCGGCCCCAGCCCCTGGCCCGGGAGTCCCGTACCCCTGGTGCTGCAATCCCATGGCCTCGCCTCCAGCCCAGAAGACCTGGAGAGCTATAG
- a CDS encoding alpha/beta hydrolase, translating into MGHGEGRFSGADGLELYYQSWYPAPPMQAVVGVVHGLGSHGGQFTTVVEGLVTAGYGVYALDLRGHGRSPGQRGYIQSWGEFRQDVQAFQQRMAAYHPQLPCFLLGHSLGAIILLDHGLHSPRLWVADPSLGRLGGVIVLAPAIGPVGVSPLKLAIGKILSWLWPRFTLDTGIPEEAGSQDAAVVAAYSEDPLRHRKGTARLVTEFMQTTQCLRTDVRCFPVPLLILQGSQDRVALPQGSRRFYQQLQWGDVEYREYAGAYHDLHNDVVATQVTADILEWLGRHRGMQPWCYRPNLCDLTRSREIG; encoded by the coding sequence ATGGGCCACGGTGAAGGGCGATTCAGCGGCGCGGATGGACTAGAGCTGTACTATCAGAGTTGGTATCCGGCCCCACCCATGCAGGCGGTTGTCGGGGTGGTACATGGCCTGGGCAGCCACGGCGGCCAGTTTACAACCGTGGTAGAGGGTCTGGTGACCGCTGGCTATGGCGTGTATGCCCTCGATCTGCGGGGCCACGGGCGCTCTCCCGGGCAGCGAGGATATATCCAGAGCTGGGGGGAATTCCGCCAGGATGTGCAGGCGTTCCAGCAGCGGATGGCCGCCTATCATCCTCAGCTTCCCTGTTTTCTATTGGGCCATAGCCTGGGGGCGATTATCCTGCTAGATCATGGCCTCCACTCTCCCCGGTTGTGGGTGGCAGATCCTAGCCTGGGCCGCCTGGGGGGCGTGATTGTCCTGGCCCCGGCCATCGGCCCGGTGGGGGTGTCGCCCTTGAAACTAGCTATTGGTAAGATCCTGTCCTGGTTATGGCCCCGCTTCACCCTGGATACCGGTATTCCGGAAGAGGCTGGCTCCCAGGATGCGGCGGTGGTGGCTGCCTACAGCGAGGATCCGCTGCGCCACCGCAAGGGCACGGCTCGCCTAGTGACGGAATTTATGCAGACGACTCAATGCCTACGGACGGATGTGAGGTGTTTTCCGGTACCATTGCTGATTTTGCAGGGTAGCCAAGACCGGGTAGCTCTGCCCCAGGGGAGTCGGCGGTTCTACCAGCAGCTGCAGTGGGGTGATGTGGAGTATCGAGAATATGCTGGCGCCTACCATGATCTGCATAATGACGTCGTGGCAACTCAGGTAACGGCCGATATTTTGGAGTGGCTGGGGCGCCATCGCGGCATGCAACCCTGGTGTTATCGTCCCAATCTGTGCGACCTAACCCGGTCCCGGGAAATAGGTTAG
- a CDS encoding AMP-dependent synthetase/ligase codes for MVSVPTIYFASLPPGDLMKAMTLLDLLDRACDRTPHDQAIGHWQQGAWRFLSNQALRTAAEEVALGLHQVGLQRGDRVALVMHSHVDFAIADLGCLLAGVVDVPIDLTQTIENILFIVQHTEAKALIISDLDLLYQLLPYVWEAPSLQTVVVAQVPEPWGEVRRGLMAAGDGADIGPLPPPQACLQIPHFLCDSQGGQPCAAVPLPQCVSLYALKELRQWGRQTWSQQAVISLRQAIHPEDVATILYIASDGWRPHGVVLSHGNITANVLAAFSSYPDLRPGPDEVALLFLPLTHIFARVFLYGHLAYGHSIYLSDANHLLKHLRRVQPTILITVPRLLEKLHERILEAGTHLGRFDQAVLRWALGLGRRFQPGQSPQGLYRLQLQLATRLVFHRWRMLFGGRLRACICGGAALRPELTRLFSAAGVPVLQGYGLTEASGVLAYNRGPYQQAGTVGLPIPGAEVAIGADGEILVRGPFVMPGYYRDPEATGQVLEPDGWLHTGDLGSLSPEGLLTITGVKKARFKLSTGKYVSPQPLEAEMMRSQLVAHAIAVGANHKFCGMLIVPNWAVLADHAQEWDLDLSQPDRCRQSRLLGIYQRLIDAANCHLPYWSTVRRFRLLATELTRENGLLRPDGQVDRQAVWRHFATEIAELYGDQPMPEDQAGDEISTADASTLGAEPVRCMREHR; via the coding sequence ATGGTCTCTGTCCCAACCATCTACTTTGCGTCCCTGCCGCCGGGGGATCTAATGAAAGCGATGACCTTGCTAGACCTGTTAGATCGAGCCTGCGATCGCACCCCCCATGATCAGGCCATCGGCCACTGGCAGCAGGGAGCCTGGCGGTTCCTGTCTAATCAGGCCCTGCGTACCGCTGCCGAAGAGGTGGCGTTGGGGTTGCACCAGGTGGGGCTACAGCGAGGAGACCGGGTGGCCCTGGTCATGCACAGCCATGTCGACTTTGCGATCGCAGATCTAGGCTGTCTGCTGGCCGGGGTGGTGGACGTGCCCATCGACTTGACCCAGACCATCGAAAACATCCTGTTCATTGTGCAACATACCGAGGCCAAGGCCCTAATTATCTCGGACTTGGACCTGCTATATCAGCTGTTGCCCTACGTCTGGGAAGCCCCCAGTCTGCAAACGGTGGTGGTGGCCCAGGTGCCGGAACCATGGGGGGAGGTGCGGCGGGGATTAATGGCAGCGGGAGACGGGGCTGATATTGGGCCGCTGCCGCCGCCACAAGCCTGCTTGCAGATTCCCCACTTCCTCTGCGATAGCCAAGGGGGGCAGCCCTGTGCGGCGGTGCCATTACCCCAGTGCGTAAGCCTATATGCCCTGAAAGAGCTGCGGCAGTGGGGGCGCCAAACCTGGTCCCAGCAGGCAGTGATCAGCCTACGCCAGGCCATCCATCCTGAGGATGTGGCCACCATTCTCTACATCGCCAGCGACGGCTGGCGGCCCCACGGAGTAGTGCTCAGCCATGGCAATATCACTGCCAATGTGCTGGCGGCATTCTCCAGCTATCCGGATCTGCGCCCTGGTCCAGACGAGGTGGCACTACTGTTTCTGCCCCTGACCCACATTTTTGCCCGGGTATTTTTGTATGGTCACTTAGCCTATGGTCACAGCATTTATCTGTCCGATGCCAACCATTTGCTGAAACATCTGCGGCGGGTACAGCCCACCATTTTGATCACGGTGCCGCGGCTGTTGGAGAAACTGCACGAGCGCATTCTGGAGGCAGGCACCCACTTGGGTCGTTTCGATCAGGCGGTGTTGCGCTGGGCCCTGGGCCTGGGGCGACGGTTTCAGCCGGGGCAATCGCCCCAGGGACTCTATCGTCTGCAGTTGCAATTAGCCACGCGGTTGGTCTTTCATCGCTGGCGGATGTTGTTTGGCGGCCGCTTGCGGGCCTGCATCTGCGGCGGCGCTGCCCTGCGACCAGAGCTGACCCGCCTATTTTCGGCGGCGGGAGTGCCAGTGCTGCAGGGCTATGGCCTCACAGAGGCGAGTGGGGTGCTGGCCTATAACCGCGGCCCCTACCAGCAGGCTGGTACCGTAGGGCTGCCGATTCCAGGGGCAGAGGTGGCCATCGGCGCCGATGGCGAGATCCTGGTGCGGGGGCCGTTTGTCATGCCGGGCTACTACCGGGATCCAGAAGCAACCGGCCAGGTCCTGGAGCCCGACGGCTGGCTGCATACGGGAGACTTAGGCAGCCTCTCCCCGGAGGGATTGCTCACCATTACCGGGGTGAAAAAAGCCCGCTTCAAACTGTCTACCGGCAAGTATGTGTCGCCCCAGCCCTTGGAGGCCGAGATGATGCGATCGCAGCTGGTGGCCCATGCCATTGCCGTCGGCGCCAACCATAAGTTTTGCGGCATGTTGATTGTGCCAAATTGGGCCGTTCTCGCAGACCATGCCCAAGAGTGGGACCTGGATTTAAGCCAGCCCGATCGCTGTCGCCAGTCTCGCCTGCTCGGGATTTACCAGCGCCTGATCGATGCCGCTAACTGTCATCTACCCTACTGGTCTACAGTGCGCAGATTTCGGCTATTAGCGACCGAGTTGACCCGAGAAAACGGCCTGCTGCGGCCAGACGGCCAGGTAGACCGGCAGGCCGTCTGGAGACACTTTGCCACCGAGATTGCCGAGTTGTATGGGGACCAACCCATGCCTGAGGACCAGGCAGGAGATGAGATATCGACAGCAGATGCATCGACCCTCGGGGCCGAGCCTGTCCGGTGTATGCGCGAACATCGTTAA
- a CDS encoding 3-hydroxyacyl-CoA dehydrogenase/enoyl-CoA hydratase family protein, with the protein MHKPFRTAAVLGAGVMGAQIAAHLANAGLTVHLLDLPGKSEHPNDLVEAAFQKAKTMSPPIFYSQQAMQRVILGNYAQHFQRLAQVDWVIEAVVENLTVKQELMARLEKTVAADAVISTNTSGLSIRAIARGRSQSFRRRFLGTHFFNPPRYLKLLELIPTADTEPQLVERLAKFSRLRLGKGIVVAKDTPNFIANRIGVFVSMLGIRAFTEGDYTIEEIDTLTGTLVGRPKSATFRTADLVGLDTLLYVADNLYAAIPQDERRQWFQMPELCRQLVETGSLGAKSGQGFYKKVAGEIRSLNPDTFGYEAPRPMRLGNLDTIEQQPDLGDRLRSLYRHRSRAGDFCRHLTLETLAYSANRIPEITDDPRAIDQALCWGFGWQLGPFQIWDALGFDLVIEDMRMAGLSLPAWIETMQTRGATGFYGPGPSVYRPGEGYVAWQKPVDELHLAEMTAASQATLWHNREAALLDLGDGVALLEFRSKANTLSTQVIEGLEMALTWLASHDDYHGLVIGNEGPNFCVGINLAEVGKIAQWDNLNPFSRTTVRIAQLLSRFQTLMQQIHYFPKPIVAAIQGGVLGGGCELAMACPQVVAAAETYMGLVELGGPDPGRGRPNGPARWAANRAITQHASDILPWLQQAFKTVGMATVATSAYEAQALGFLNPQAQVVINSDRRLYVAKQAVLCLHHRGYAHRRGSRFRCWATGPTTLEHMAYVMYEGGYIK; encoded by the coding sequence ATGCATAAGCCATTCCGTACTGCCGCCGTGCTGGGGGCCGGGGTCATGGGGGCGCAGATTGCCGCCCATCTGGCCAATGCCGGTCTGACGGTGCACCTGCTGGACTTGCCAGGGAAGTCAGAACATCCCAATGACCTGGTGGAAGCGGCCTTCCAGAAGGCTAAAACCATGTCGCCGCCGATTTTCTACAGCCAGCAGGCGATGCAGCGGGTGATCCTGGGCAACTATGCCCAGCACTTCCAGCGCCTGGCCCAGGTGGACTGGGTGATCGAAGCGGTGGTGGAAAATCTGACGGTGAAGCAGGAATTGATGGCACGGCTGGAAAAAACCGTGGCGGCAGACGCGGTGATCTCCACCAATACCAGTGGCCTGTCGATTCGGGCCATCGCCCGGGGCCGCTCCCAGAGCTTCCGCCGGCGGTTTTTGGGCACCCATTTCTTTAACCCACCTCGCTATTTGAAGTTATTGGAACTGATTCCCACCGCTGACACCGAGCCGCAGCTGGTCGAGCGCCTGGCTAAGTTTAGCCGCTTGCGCCTAGGCAAGGGCATCGTGGTGGCCAAGGACACTCCCAACTTCATCGCCAACCGCATCGGCGTGTTTGTCTCCATGCTGGGGATTCGGGCCTTTACCGAGGGCGACTACACCATTGAGGAGATCGACACCCTCACGGGCACCCTGGTGGGGCGGCCCAAGTCGGCTACCTTCCGCACCGCCGATCTGGTGGGGCTGGATACCTTGCTGTACGTGGCTGATAACCTCTACGCGGCCATCCCCCAGGATGAGCGCCGGCAGTGGTTCCAGATGCCAGAGCTATGCCGCCAGCTGGTGGAAACCGGTAGCCTCGGGGCCAAGTCGGGTCAGGGCTTCTACAAGAAGGTGGCTGGGGAAATTCGCTCCCTCAATCCCGACACCTTTGGCTATGAGGCACCCCGACCAATGCGGCTGGGCAATTTGGACACTATCGAGCAGCAGCCGGATCTGGGAGACCGGCTGCGCAGCCTCTACCGCCATCGGAGCCGAGCCGGTGACTTCTGCCGCCACTTGACCTTGGAAACCTTGGCCTACAGCGCCAACCGGATTCCAGAAATTACCGATGACCCTAGGGCCATTGACCAAGCCCTGTGCTGGGGCTTTGGCTGGCAGTTGGGTCCCTTTCAGATCTGGGATGCCCTGGGATTTGACCTGGTGATTGAGGATATGCGCATGGCCGGGCTGTCCTTGCCAGCCTGGATCGAGACCATGCAGACCCGGGGGGCGACGGGCTTCTATGGGCCTGGCCCCAGTGTCTACCGGCCAGGAGAGGGCTATGTGGCCTGGCAGAAACCCGTCGATGAGCTGCACTTGGCTGAGATGACGGCGGCTTCTCAAGCGACTCTCTGGCACAACCGTGAGGCCGCCCTGCTGGATCTGGGGGATGGGGTGGCGCTGCTGGAGTTTCGCTCTAAGGCCAATACCCTCAGCACTCAGGTGATCGAGGGACTGGAGATGGCCCTGACGTGGCTGGCCAGCCACGATGATTACCACGGTTTGGTGATCGGCAATGAGGGGCCGAACTTCTGCGTCGGCATCAACCTGGCGGAGGTGGGCAAGATCGCCCAGTGGGACAATCTGAATCCGTTTAGTCGCACCACGGTGCGAATCGCACAACTCCTGAGCCGCTTCCAAACCCTGATGCAGCAGATTCACTATTTCCCCAAGCCGATCGTGGCCGCCATTCAGGGGGGGGTCCTAGGAGGGGGGTGCGAGCTAGCCATGGCCTGTCCCCAGGTGGTAGCCGCCGCCGAGACCTATATGGGCCTGGTGGAACTAGGTGGGCCTGATCCCGGCCGGGGGCGGCCTAATGGGCCTGCCCGCTGGGCTGCTAACCGGGCGATCACGCAGCATGCCAGCGATATTCTGCCCTGGCTGCAGCAGGCCTTTAAGACCGTGGGCATGGCTACCGTGGCCACTAGCGCCTACGAAGCCCAGGCGCTGGGATTCCTGAACCCCCAGGCTCAGGTGGTGATCAACAGTGACCGCCGCCTGTATGTGGCCAAGCAGGCAGTGCTTTGCCTGCATCACCGCGGCTATGCCCACCGCCGCGGCAGCCGATTCCGGTGCTGGGCAACCGGCCCGACCACCCTGGAGCACATGGCCTATGTGATGTACGAGGGCGGTTACATCAAGTGA
- a CDS encoding acyl-CoA dehydrogenase — translation MVLLIGLSLLLALVLVFTVPFLRRPLISRWIMRGIRAMKLLPRISDTERAAIEAGNVWIEGEFFTGQPNFGRMLQEPYPELPPAVQAFLQGPVEQVCELASDWQIYQGKDLPPQVWQYLKQEKFFGLMIPEEFGGLGFSNLAYSAVMVKLASRSFSYVATVGVANSLGPAKLLLRYGTPEQKARYLPRLAIGEEIPCFALTEPMAGSDAANLSSRRRSIPSRRRSALPAAELAEALYHPGCEFATLLGLAFRLYDPENLLGKGTEWGITCALVPTHLPGVHLDRRHDPMGVPFFNSPTEGHDVILPVDQIIGGVAQAGQGWKMLMQTLAAGRGISFPATCSGVAQLVSRVTSAHAVVRQQFGLSIGRFEGIEAPLARIAGLTYIIDATRHYTCGAVDKGEQPAVVSAIAKYTTTELARQIINDGMDIMGGSGICRGPHNLLAHIYTATPISITVEGANILTRTLMIFGQGAIRCHPYLYGEIQALEAGDLVNFDRLLWRHLGTFLMNGLRSLGLSLTQGQLVSPPVPGPTARYYRKLTWAAALFAWLTDIALLGYGGRLKRQENLTGRFADVLSWLYLATATLRRYHAEGQRSEALPLVEWSLQHSLAQIQQACQGVLSNLEVPIVGSLLRWTLLPWLRLNPIGTPPADELGSNVAQALQRPGTLRQHLTAGIYVPSDPEQALGRLDHTLAQVHQAEAILRKVKGAIAVGQLPAGKPLQRLDTAHAQHLITTAEYALVKEAAALRLAAIQVDAFTLEEYEAIGIPAKQGKADSTLLTTFANTSNCNGNELAPVTR, via the coding sequence ATGGTGCTGTTGATTGGGCTCAGTCTACTGCTGGCGTTGGTGCTGGTGTTCACCGTCCCGTTCTTACGGCGGCCCCTGATCAGCCGCTGGATTATGCGGGGAATTCGGGCCATGAAGCTACTGCCCCGCATTTCCGACACCGAGCGAGCCGCCATCGAAGCCGGCAATGTCTGGATAGAAGGGGAGTTTTTCACCGGCCAGCCCAATTTCGGGCGCATGTTGCAAGAGCCCTATCCAGAGTTGCCGCCAGCGGTGCAGGCATTTTTGCAGGGGCCGGTGGAGCAGGTCTGTGAGCTGGCTAGCGATTGGCAGATCTACCAGGGTAAGGACCTGCCACCTCAGGTCTGGCAGTACCTGAAGCAAGAGAAATTCTTCGGGTTGATGATTCCAGAGGAGTTTGGTGGCCTGGGCTTTTCCAACCTGGCCTACAGCGCCGTCATGGTGAAGCTGGCATCCCGCTCCTTTTCCTATGTGGCCACGGTGGGGGTGGCCAATTCTCTGGGGCCGGCCAAATTGCTGCTGCGCTACGGCACCCCGGAGCAAAAGGCCCGCTACCTGCCCCGGTTGGCCATCGGCGAGGAGATCCCCTGCTTTGCCTTGACCGAACCCATGGCAGGCTCCGATGCGGCCAATCTATCGTCCCGCAGGCGAAGTATTCCAAGCAGAAGACGGTCAGCTCTACCTGCGGCTGAACTGGCAGAAGCGTTATATCACCCTGGGTGCGAGTTCGCAACTCTGTTGGGCCTGGCCTTCCGTCTCTATGATCCGGAGAATCTACTGGGCAAAGGCACCGAGTGGGGCATTACCTGTGCCCTGGTGCCCACGCACCTGCCGGGGGTGCATCTGGATCGCCGCCACGACCCCATGGGGGTGCCCTTCTTCAACTCCCCCACCGAGGGCCATGATGTCATCCTGCCAGTTGATCAGATTATTGGCGGCGTGGCGCAGGCCGGTCAGGGCTGGAAGATGTTAATGCAGACCTTGGCTGCCGGTCGCGGCATCAGCTTCCCGGCTACCTGCAGTGGGGTGGCTCAGTTGGTGAGCCGAGTGACCAGTGCCCACGCCGTGGTGCGACAGCAGTTTGGCCTCTCCATTGGTCGCTTCGAGGGGATTGAGGCCCCCCTGGCCCGGATTGCCGGCCTCACCTATATCATTGATGCCACTCGCCATTACACCTGTGGGGCAGTCGACAAGGGGGAACAGCCCGCGGTGGTTAGTGCGATCGCAAAATATACCACCACAGAACTGGCCCGCCAGATCATCAACGACGGCATGGATATCATGGGCGGGTCTGGCATCTGTCGTGGTCCCCACAACCTGCTGGCCCATATCTACACCGCTACCCCCATTTCCATCACCGTGGAAGGAGCCAACATCCTCACCCGTACCCTGATGATCTTTGGTCAGGGCGCCATCCGCTGCCATCCCTACCTCTACGGTGAGATCCAGGCCCTGGAGGCTGGCGATCTAGTCAACTTCGATCGACTGTTGTGGCGACACTTGGGCACCTTCTTGATGAATGGCCTACGCAGCCTGGGCCTGAGCCTGACCCAGGGGCAGCTTGTGTCCCCGCCAGTGCCAGGCCCCACCGCCCGCTACTACCGCAAACTGACCTGGGCCGCCGCCCTGTTTGCCTGGCTCACCGATATTGCCCTGCTAGGCTACGGCGGTCGCCTCAAGCGCCAGGAAAATCTCACCGGTCGCTTCGCCGACGTTCTGTCCTGGCTCTACCTGGCCACCGCCACCCTACGTCGCTACCATGCCGAGGGCCAGCGCTCCGAGGCCCTGCCCCTGGTGGAGTGGTCCCTGCAGCATAGCCTGGCTCAGATCCAACAGGCCTGCCAAGGGGTGCTGAGCAACCTAGAGGTACCCATCGTCGGTAGCCTACTGCGCTGGACGCTACTGCCCTGGTTGCGCCTCAATCCCATCGGTACCCCACCAGCCGATGAGCTAGGGAGTAACGTGGCTCAGGCCTTGCAACGGCCTGGAACCCTACGCCAGCACCTAACCGCAGGCATCTACGTCCCCTCAGACCCAGAGCAGGCCCTGGGCCGTTTGGACCATACCCTAGCCCAGGTACATCAAGCTGAGGCCATTCTGCGGAAGGTCAAAGGGGCAATAGCGGTCGGTCAATTACCTGCAGGCAAACCCCTACAGCGTCTGGACACTGCCCACGCCCAGCATCTAATTACTACCGCCGAATATGCCTTAGTCAAGGAAGCGGCAGCCCTACGTTTGGCAGCAATTCAAGTGGATGCCTTCACCCTGGAGGAATACGAAGCCATTGGCATACCAGCAAAGCAGGGCAAGGCTGATTCAACGCTATTGACGACTTTTGCCAACACCTCGAACTGCAATGGCAACGAGCTTGCGCCAGTGACCAGATGA
- a CDS encoding glycosyltransferase family 2 protein, whose product MSKSWKLVEGLFERTIKSVCSQTSNQFRVIAVCHEKPKVEFEHANLTYLPVDFPIPDSVEVQRVDRRRKHLAGLLHAAKFNPTHTMYVDADDCVSKHLANFVSSYPDNYGWFFRQGYVYPEGEKVLYLNRKNFHEWCGTSNIIRYDLHKLPPSTDDDFIDYSYYHNSHKHIVEIMLKQGTPLLPLPFIGSIYSVMHSDNNRNFRKIIFPDHIAFRFKACLFNYRPLTAKFRSEFGLYSVSAE is encoded by the coding sequence GTGTCAAAGTCGTGGAAACTTGTTGAAGGATTATTTGAGCGAACAATTAAGTCGGTATGCTCTCAAACCTCAAATCAATTTAGAGTCATTGCAGTCTGCCATGAGAAGCCAAAAGTTGAATTTGAGCATGCTAACCTAACATATCTTCCAGTTGATTTCCCAATTCCAGATAGTGTTGAAGTACAGCGAGTAGATAGAAGACGTAAGCATTTAGCTGGTTTATTGCATGCAGCAAAATTTAATCCAACTCATACTATGTACGTTGATGCTGATGATTGTGTGAGTAAGCATCTGGCAAACTTTGTTTCAAGTTATCCGGATAACTATGGCTGGTTCTTTAGGCAAGGTTATGTATACCCTGAAGGTGAAAAGGTTCTCTACTTGAATAGGAAAAACTTTCATGAATGGTGCGGGACTAGTAATATTATTCGATACGATTTGCACAAACTTCCACCTAGTACGGATGATGATTTTATAGACTATAGTTATTACCATAATAGTCATAAACATATTGTAGAAATTATGCTTAAACAGGGAACTCCTCTACTTCCTCTACCTTTCATCGGCTCAATCTATAGTGTTATGCACAGTGATAATAATAGAAACTTCAGGAAAATAATTTTCCCAGATCATATTGCTTTTAGATTTAAGGCTTGTCTGTTCAATTATCGGCCGTTAACTGCTAAGTTCCGAAGTGAATTTGGCCTTTACAGTGTCTCCGCAGAATAG